Proteins from a genomic interval of Zingiber officinale cultivar Zhangliang chromosome 2A, Zo_v1.1, whole genome shotgun sequence:
- the LOC122041233 gene encoding proteasome assembly chaperone 4-like, producing the protein MTSKELDTRFSELLLTEGSDSVGKTNKLEGQGSNDDVQITCFTEDLHDVTFHFQIIKLTKQIYVWIGCNTAKFGHLYAAAITRPNKTVAVTPVLGGTSDNTGSGIARRLVLKTGLNIIVACNIPKDSPTLEVTAERKLFEKLKSLGYIKPRPEGLPVSSAHN; encoded by the exons ATGACTTCTAAAGAATTAGACACGCGTTTTTCAGAGTTACTTCTAACAGAGGGTTCTGATTCTGTTGGGAAAACTAACAAATTGGAGGGTCAAGGATCAAATGATGATGTTCAAATAACTTGTTTTACAGAAGACCTGCATGATGTGACATTCCATTTTCAGATTATAAAGCTAACAAAGCAG ATATATGTATGGATTGGATGCAACACTGCTAAGTTTGGCCATTTGTATGCTGCAGCAATAACTAGACCG AATAAAACAGTAGCTGTTACTCCAGTTCTAGGAGGCACTTCTGACAACACTGGGTCTGGCATTGCTCGTCGATTAG TGTTAAAGACTGGCCTCAATATAattgtggcatgcaatattccaAAAGACAGCCCCACGCTTGAG GTGACCGCAGAGAGAAAATTGTTTGAGAAGCTAAAAAGTTTGGGTTATATTAAACCCAGGCCTGAAGGGTTGCCTGTAAGCTCAGCACATAATTGA